TGAGGAAGTGGAACGAAAGAGAGGAGGGGAGGCCTCCGCGGCGGACGAGCCCGGCGATCTTCCGATGCAGGGCGACGGCGGCGTCCGTTTGCGAGCCTTCGAGCTTGAGGTCGAGCAGCACGATCGAGAGTCGCGGGCTCTTCGCCGCCCACGCGAGCAGGTCGTCGAGCAGCGCGAGCCCGATCTCGGGACGCTCGTTCCGACGGAAGAGATCGAGGAGGCCGTGGCCGTTTCGCCGGTAGCCGTAGTTGCGGAGCACTTCGGCGAGGTCGAGCTCGGAGATCGGTTCCCGGAGCCGCGAGCCGATGTCGGCGACGTCGGGCGACCACGGGAAATCGGAGCCCTCCCCGACGGTCTGGCGGACGAGCGCGATCTTCCCGTCGGGCCGCGCGTCGTGGAAGAGGATGAAATGGCCGTCGCGCGTCATGCAGACGTCCGTCTCGATGCCGGCCGCGCCCTGCTCGATCGCCTTCCGGAACGCGGGGATGGTGTTCTCGGGAGCTTTCCGCGCCGCGCCGCGGTGGGCGATCGGGAGGAGGCGCGCCCGCGGGCCTCCGGCGGGCGGAGGCGAAGGGCGCAGCCAGCCGCCGACCGCCCGGACGAGGCGTTCGAGAAGGTTGGCGCGCCCGATCCGGCTCATCGCGCCGCCCAGTCGAGCGCGAAGCGGTCGATCACCGCGGTCTCGGCGCCCCCCTTCTCGAGGCCGACGACTTCGAAGGAGATCCCGCGTTCGGCGATCGCGCCGCGGAGGAAATGAAAGGCCCGGCGCGGTCCGCCCGAAAAGAGATCGTCCGCATGGCGGCGCTTCGTGCCCGTCGAAAGCGGGACGCGCGGCGCCCCCGCGCCGCCGCTCACGACGAAGAGCTTCCCGCGGCGGAGGAACCGCTCGTAGCTGTGGACG
This genomic window from Thermoanaerobaculia bacterium contains:
- a CDS encoding glycerophosphodiester phosphodiesterase, whose product is MSRIGRANLLERLVRAVGGWLRPSPPPAGGPRARLLPIAHRGAARKAPENTIPAFRKAIEQGAAGIETDVCMTRDGHFILFHDARPDGKIALVRQTVGEGSDFPWSPDVADIGSRLREPISELDLAEVLRNYGYRRNGHGLLDLFRRNERPEIGLALLDDLLAWAAKSPRLSIVLLDLKLEGSQTDAAVALHRKIAGLVRRGGLPSSLSFHFLSVHAEIVEALARENRRGAPGGLRVSPDFEYPGVLDFVRRTGVRDVSMGCGQRAWADFRDELTAVLEARNRGELDSVIAWTIDDGRELEDLASRGVDGIVTNDVPKLLDVLDRESQVPETA